In Bacillus sp. NP247, one DNA window encodes the following:
- the spoVAE gene encoding stage V sporulation protein AE encodes MIFFWAFVIGGLICVIGQLMFDVGKLTPAHTMATLVVAGAILDGFNLYEPLIDFAGAGATVPITSFGNALVHGAMEEAAKHGIVGVITGMFKVTSAGVSAAIIFGFIGALLFKPKG; translated from the coding sequence ATGATTTTTTTCTGGGCTTTCGTCATTGGTGGACTTATATGCGTAATCGGGCAACTTATGTTTGATGTCGGCAAACTTACACCTGCACATACGATGGCAACGCTCGTTGTTGCTGGAGCTATATTAGACGGATTCAATTTGTATGAACCACTAATTGATTTCGCTGGGGCCGGGGCAACAGTACCAATTACAAGCTTCGGTAATGCCCTCGTTCACGGCGCGATGGAAGAAGCAGCTAAACATGGAATCGTCGGCGTAATTACCGGTATGTTTAAAGTAACGAGTGCTGGTGTATCAGCAGCTATTATTTTCGGATTCATTGGAGCATTGCTATTCAAACCGAAAGGATAA
- a CDS encoding DUF1657 domain-containing protein gives MTVIASVKTCLASVRGAQASLSSLSLNSQDAESKRVFHECMLEMDSVIADLKDRISVLEREEPQYKGF, from the coding sequence ATGACTGTTATCGCTAGCGTAAAAACCTGCCTTGCAAGTGTAAGGGGCGCTCAAGCAAGTTTAAGCTCTCTTTCATTAAATTCACAGGACGCGGAATCAAAACGCGTATTTCATGAATGTATGTTAGAAATGGACAGCGTCATCGCTGATTTAAAGGATAGAATTTCAGTATTAGAACGTGAAGAACCTCAATATAAAGGGTTTTAA
- a CDS encoding DUF421 domain-containing protein, which yields MSHLPEWTLVILRSVFILIILFAITKWLGKRQISQLSFFEYIAGMTIGDIAAQVSTGLDSKFFHGVFAILIFAVVPFFTGILSLKNKTARDFFEGKSTVLIKDGKILEDNLKKEKYTSDELLELLRGKDAFSVADVEFAVLEPSGELNVLLKKDRQPLTAKDVGLKVPNEKEPQTVIMDGNILDEPLSSSGHNRAWLHSELEKLGVVIENVFLGQVDSYGQLTIDIYNDKLQMPSPQNKPLLLASLKKCHADLELFSLETKSKSASEMYSKNAKQIEKILNRVTYLLKE from the coding sequence ATGTCTCACCTGCCCGAATGGACACTCGTTATTCTTCGCTCTGTATTCATATTAATCATTTTATTCGCTATTACGAAATGGCTAGGGAAAAGACAAATCTCTCAGCTCTCCTTTTTTGAATACATAGCCGGAATGACAATCGGTGACATCGCTGCCCAAGTATCTACAGGGCTCGATTCAAAATTTTTCCACGGCGTCTTTGCGATACTCATTTTCGCTGTAGTACCTTTTTTCACAGGAATCCTCTCCTTAAAGAACAAAACAGCTCGGGACTTCTTTGAAGGAAAATCTACCGTATTAATAAAAGATGGAAAAATACTCGAAGATAACTTAAAGAAAGAAAAATATACAAGTGACGAATTACTTGAACTACTCCGAGGAAAAGATGCGTTCAGCGTAGCTGATGTTGAATTTGCAGTACTAGAACCGAGCGGTGAATTAAATGTATTATTAAAGAAAGATCGCCAACCACTTACAGCAAAAGACGTAGGCTTAAAAGTACCAAACGAGAAGGAACCACAAACTGTTATTATGGATGGAAATATACTAGATGAACCTCTGTCATCAAGCGGGCATAACCGGGCTTGGCTACATTCAGAATTAGAAAAACTCGGCGTTGTCATCGAAAATGTCTTTCTCGGTCAAGTTGACTCATACGGACAACTCACTATCGACATTTATAATGACAAACTCCAAATGCCTTCTCCTCAAAACAAACCTTTATTATTAGCATCTTTAAAAAAATGCCATGCTGATCTTGAACTATTTTCTTTAGAAACAAAGTCGAAATCAGCTAGCGAAATGTATAGTAAAAACGCGAAACAAATCGAAAAGATTTTAAATAGAGTAACCTATCTTTTAAAAGAATAA
- the clpP gene encoding ATP-dependent Clp endopeptidase proteolytic subunit ClpP, whose product MNLIPTVIEQTNRGERAYDIYSRLLKDRIIMLGSAIDDNVANSIVSQLLFLESQDPEKDIHIYINSPGGSITAGMAIYDTMQFIKPQVSTICIGMAASMGAFLLAAGEKGKRFALPNSEVMIHQPLGGAQGQATEIEIAAKRILFLREKLNQILADRTGQPLEVLQRDTDRDNFMTAERALEYGLIDKIFTNR is encoded by the coding sequence ATGAATTTAATTCCTACAGTAATTGAACAAACAAATCGTGGAGAACGCGCTTACGATATTTACTCTCGACTATTAAAAGACCGCATCATTATGCTTGGTAGCGCAATTGATGACAACGTAGCAAACTCAATCGTTTCCCAGCTTTTATTCTTGGAATCTCAAGATCCAGAAAAAGATATTCACATCTATATCAACAGCCCTGGTGGTTCTATCACAGCTGGTATGGCAATTTACGATACAATGCAGTTTATTAAACCACAAGTATCAACAATCTGTATCGGTATGGCTGCATCTATGGGTGCATTCTTACTTGCAGCAGGTGAAAAAGGAAAACGTTTCGCTCTTCCTAACAGTGAAGTAATGATTCACCAACCACTTGGTGGTGCACAAGGTCAAGCGACTGAAATCGAAATCGCTGCAAAACGCATCCTATTCTTACGTGAAAAATTAAACCAAATCCTTGCTGACCGCACAGGTCAACCACTTGAAGTTCTACAACGCGACACAGACCGCGACAACTTCATGACAGCAGAAAGAGCTCTAGAATACGGTTTAATCGATAAGATCTTTACAAATCGTTAA
- a CDS encoding HPr family phosphocarrier protein encodes MVQKLVKVALKNGLQARPAALFVQEANRFHSDIFIEKDGKTVNAKSIMGIMSLAIGTGSMITITTEGSDAEEALEALAAYVQ; translated from the coding sequence GTGGTTCAAAAACTGGTTAAAGTTGCATTAAAAAACGGCTTACAAGCACGTCCGGCTGCGTTGTTTGTACAAGAGGCGAATCGCTTTCATTCTGATATTTTCATTGAGAAAGATGGAAAGACGGTTAATGCAAAGAGCATAATGGGGATTATGAGCTTAGCAATCGGAACTGGTAGCATGATTACAATCACAACAGAAGGTTCAGATGCAGAAGAGGCTTTGGAAGCATTAGCTGCATATGTACAATAA
- the whiA gene encoding DNA-binding protein WhiA: MSFASETKKELTNLEMKECCEKSELSALLRMNGSLSFSNRRLSIDIQTENAAIARRIYTLLKKGYDVTVELLVRKKMRLKKNNVYIVRLVEKSREILADLHIVRDDFSFIRNISQGLIEKKCCKRSYLRGAFLAGGSVNNPETSSYHLEIFSLYKEHNDSICELMNGFDLNSKTLERRKGYITYLKEAEKITEFLNIIGAHNALLRFEDIRIVRDMRNSVNRLVNCETANLNKTIGAALRQIENIRYIDETVGLDILPDKLREIAQLRRDYQDVTLKELGEMVSGGKISKSGINHRLRKIDEIAEKLRAGETVAKK; encoded by the coding sequence GTGTCATTTGCATCAGAAACAAAGAAAGAGTTGACCAACCTTGAAATGAAGGAATGCTGCGAGAAATCAGAATTATCGGCGTTGCTTCGAATGAACGGATCGCTTTCTTTTTCAAACCGTCGCCTATCTATCGATATTCAAACGGAAAATGCAGCAATTGCAAGAAGGATTTATACGCTTTTGAAAAAGGGATATGATGTGACGGTAGAATTACTTGTTCGTAAAAAAATGCGATTGAAGAAAAATAATGTATATATCGTGCGGCTTGTTGAGAAGTCTCGCGAAATATTAGCAGATCTTCACATTGTTCGAGATGACTTTTCGTTTATTCGAAATATATCACAGGGATTAATCGAGAAGAAATGTTGTAAACGATCGTATTTACGCGGTGCATTTTTAGCAGGTGGTTCAGTAAATAACCCAGAAACATCATCTTATCATTTAGAGATCTTTTCGTTATATAAGGAACATAATGATTCTATATGTGAACTGATGAACGGATTTGATTTAAATAGTAAGACGTTGGAAAGAAGAAAAGGGTACATTACGTATTTGAAAGAAGCTGAGAAAATTACAGAGTTTTTAAATATTATAGGTGCTCATAATGCACTTTTAAGATTTGAAGATATTCGAATTGTTCGCGATATGCGTAATTCAGTAAATCGTTTAGTTAACTGCGAAACAGCTAATTTAAATAAAACAATTGGTGCAGCGCTAAGGCAAATTGAGAACATCCGCTATATTGATGAGACGGTTGGGCTTGATATTTTGCCAGATAAATTAAGAGAAATTGCACAGTTACGAAGAGATTATCAAGATGTAACATTGAAAGAGTTAGGTGAGATGGTATCCGGGGGGAAAATTAGTAAATCGGGTATTAATCATCGTTTGCGTAAAATCGATGAAATTGCAGAGAAATTACGCGCGGGGGAAACAGTAGCAAAAAAATAA
- the yvcK gene encoding YvcK family protein: MKKERKPKIVIMGGGTGLSVLLRGLKQYPVDITAVVTVADDGGSSGRLRDELEIPPPGDIRNVLVALSDVEPLVEALFQHRFTTGDGLKGHALGNLLLAGMTSITGDFYHAITETSKVLNVRGRVLPAANQSAVLHAELEDGEIVTGESKIPYFGKKINRVFLTPEDVEPLCETLTEIKRADLLVFGPGSLYTSILPNLVVNKIGDAVLAAKAKKVYVCNVMTQAGETKGYTAFDHVQALHDHLGKPFIDTVIVNNRDIPRELRNLYEEEMSEPVVLDTDRFAEHNIEIIQDQLAKYDDRVVRHDTLKLASILYSLL, translated from the coding sequence ATGAAAAAAGAGAGAAAACCTAAAATTGTTATCATGGGAGGTGGAACTGGACTTTCTGTTTTATTAAGAGGATTAAAACAATATCCTGTTGATATTACAGCAGTTGTAACAGTAGCCGACGATGGAGGCAGTTCAGGTAGACTGCGTGATGAGCTAGAAATTCCACCTCCAGGTGATATTCGTAACGTACTTGTTGCGTTATCGGATGTAGAACCATTAGTGGAAGCTTTATTTCAGCACCGTTTTACCACTGGGGACGGACTGAAAGGGCATGCGTTAGGAAATTTACTATTGGCAGGTATGACTTCGATTACAGGAGACTTTTACCATGCGATTACGGAAACGAGTAAAGTATTAAATGTCAGAGGACGTGTATTGCCAGCAGCGAATCAAAGTGCGGTACTTCATGCAGAATTAGAAGATGGAGAAATTGTAACAGGTGAATCCAAGATTCCTTATTTCGGGAAGAAGATTAATCGTGTCTTTTTAACTCCAGAAGATGTAGAACCGTTATGTGAAACGTTGACGGAAATTAAACGAGCTGATTTGCTTGTTTTCGGTCCAGGAAGTCTGTACACAAGTATATTACCGAATTTAGTTGTTAACAAAATTGGAGACGCTGTTCTTGCTGCGAAAGCGAAGAAGGTATATGTATGTAATGTTATGACGCAAGCGGGCGAAACGAAGGGTTATACTGCGTTTGATCACGTGCAGGCGTTACATGATCATTTAGGTAAACCATTTATCGACACTGTGATTGTAAATAATCGTGATATTCCTCGTGAATTACGTAATTTATATGAGGAAGAAATGTCGGAACCAGTTGTACTGGATACAGATCGTTTTGCTGAACATAATATTGAAATCATTCAAGATCAATTAGCGAAATATGATGATCGTGTTGTAAGACATGATACATTAAAGTTAGCTTCTATTTTATATTCATTGTTATAA
- the rapZ gene encoding RNase adapter RapZ produces the protein MTENNDIKMVIITGMSGAGKTVALQSFEDLGYFCVDNLPPMLLPKFIELMADSKGKMNKVALGIDLRGREFFEYLWGALDDLSERTWIIPHILFLDAKDSTLVTRYKETRRSHPLAPTGLPLKGIEAERGLLTDMKARANIVLDTSDLKPKELREKIVHLFSTETEQAFRVNVMSFGFKYGIPIDADLVFDVRFLPNPYYIPHMKPLTGLDEEVSSYVLKFNETHKFLEKLTDLITFMLPHYKREGKSQLVIAIGCTGGQHRSVTLTEYLGKHLKPEYSVHVSHRDVEKRKGH, from the coding sequence ATGACAGAGAATAATGATATAAAAATGGTAATTATTACAGGGATGTCTGGAGCTGGAAAAACGGTAGCGTTACAAAGTTTTGAAGATTTAGGATATTTTTGTGTAGATAATTTACCACCGATGTTATTGCCGAAGTTTATTGAACTTATGGCGGATTCAAAAGGTAAAATGAATAAAGTAGCACTCGGTATTGATTTACGTGGCCGAGAGTTTTTTGAATATTTATGGGGAGCACTTGATGATTTATCAGAACGCACATGGATTATTCCTCATATTTTATTTTTAGATGCGAAAGATAGCACACTTGTAACTCGCTATAAAGAAACGAGACGTTCGCATCCACTTGCGCCAACTGGCTTGCCGTTAAAGGGAATCGAAGCTGAGCGTGGTCTATTAACTGATATGAAGGCGCGAGCGAATATTGTGCTTGATACATCTGATTTGAAACCGAAAGAATTACGAGAGAAAATTGTTCACTTGTTCTCAACAGAAACTGAGCAAGCATTCCGTGTAAATGTTATGTCATTTGGATTTAAGTACGGAATTCCAATTGATGCTGATTTAGTATTTGATGTTCGTTTTTTACCAAATCCATATTATATTCCACATATGAAGCCATTAACAGGACTGGATGAAGAAGTTTCGTCGTATGTGTTGAAATTTAATGAAACACATAAGTTTTTAGAGAAATTGACGGATCTTATTACTTTCATGCTGCCTCATTATAAAAGAGAAGGTAAGAGTCAACTTGTAATTGCTATTGGATGTACAGGTGGGCAACATCGTTCTGTTACGCTTACAGAGTACCTTGGGAAACATTTGAAACCAGAGTATAGCGTTCATGTATCTCATCGTGATGTGGAGAAGAGAAAGGGCCATTAA
- a CDS encoding 8-oxo-dGTP diphosphatase — translation MQRVTNCVLIRDNEVLLLQKPRRNWWVAPGGKMERGETVRDSVVREYREETGIYLKNPALKGVFTFVIQEGDKVVSEWMMFSFLATDFAGENKLESEEGIIGWHTFDKIDDLAMAPGDYHIIDYLIKGNGIIYGTFVYTPDFELLSYRLDPS, via the coding sequence ATGCAAAGAGTGACAAACTGTGTGTTAATTAGAGATAATGAAGTACTCTTACTCCAAAAACCTCGCCGAAATTGGTGGGTTGCACCGGGCGGGAAAATGGAGCGTGGTGAGACAGTAAGAGATTCCGTTGTTCGCGAGTATCGTGAAGAAACAGGTATTTATTTAAAGAATCCAGCATTAAAAGGGGTCTTCACTTTTGTCATCCAAGAAGGTGATAAAGTTGTTTCTGAATGGATGATGTTCTCCTTTTTAGCAACAGATTTTGCAGGAGAAAACAAATTAGAGAGCGAAGAAGGCATCATTGGTTGGCATACATTTGATAAAATTGATGATTTAGCGATGGCACCAGGAGATTATCACATTATTGATTATTTAATTAAAGGGAATGGTATAATCTACGGTACATTTGTATATACCCCAGATTTTGAGTTGCTTTCATATCGATTAGATCCGAGTTAA
- a CDS encoding DUF368 domain-containing protein, with product MEWRNIYRGFCMGVSDLIPGVSGGTIAVVLGIYEQLLAAISGFFSREWKKHLAFLIPLAAGVAAAFLTLSHVIKYLLANHYEPTQFFFLGLIISILPMLMREADAKATFKGGHIALLIIAAILVAITAFFKPDKAADPITTLTILNAIGLFFAGWMASMAMLLPGISGSFILLIIGVYPTAINALTTLNLPLIVVIGAGVMAGFVVSSKGISFLLDRYKSMTFAAIIGLVIGSIVIVFPGIPTGGISIVSSIITFILGFAVVTYFGKK from the coding sequence ATGGAATGGCGTAATATATATCGTGGATTTTGTATGGGCGTTAGTGATTTAATTCCTGGTGTGAGCGGCGGAACAATCGCTGTTGTGTTAGGGATTTATGAACAATTGCTCGCAGCAATTAGCGGATTCTTTAGTCGCGAATGGAAAAAACATTTAGCGTTTTTAATCCCACTTGCAGCGGGTGTAGCGGCAGCTTTTCTAACGTTAAGTCACGTTATTAAATATTTATTAGCAAATCATTATGAACCGACTCAATTTTTCTTCCTCGGTTTAATTATTAGTATATTACCGATGTTAATGAGAGAAGCTGATGCAAAGGCAACGTTTAAAGGCGGCCATATCGCCTTATTAATAATTGCAGCAATTCTTGTTGCGATAACAGCATTCTTTAAACCAGATAAGGCAGCTGATCCGATTACGACGTTAACAATTTTAAATGCAATTGGTTTATTTTTCGCAGGATGGATGGCTAGTATGGCTATGCTTCTTCCTGGAATTAGCGGATCGTTTATTTTATTAATTATTGGTGTGTACCCGACAGCAATTAACGCTTTAACTACACTCAATTTACCGTTAATCGTGGTTATTGGTGCTGGCGTGATGGCCGGATTTGTTGTAAGTAGTAAAGGAATTAGCTTTTTATTAGATCGTTATAAAAGTATGACATTTGCGGCAATTATTGGGCTCGTTATCGGGTCGATTGTCATTGTGTTCCCTGGTATTCCGACTGGTGGAATTTCAATTGTAAGTTCAATTATTACTTTTATTTTAGGATTCGCGGTTGTTACTTATTTCGGTAAAAAATAA
- the trxB gene encoding thioredoxin-disulfide reductase, which produces MSEEKIYDVIIIGAGPAGMTAAVYTSRANLSTLMLERGIPGGQMANTEDVENYPGYESILGPDLSNKMFEHAKKFGAEYAYGDVKAIIDGKEYKTIIAGKKEYKARAIIVASGAEYKKIGVPGETELGGRGVSYCAVCDGAFFKGKELVVIGGGDSAVEEGVFLTRFASKVTIVHRRDTLRAQKILQDRAFQNEKVDFIWNHTIKEINDANGKVGSVTLVDVNSGEEQEVKTDGVFIYIGMLPLSKPFVELGITNENGYVETNERMETKVPGIFAAGDVREKMLRQIVTATGDGSIAAQSAQHYVEELLEELKTVTEK; this is translated from the coding sequence GTGTCAGAAGAAAAAATTTATGATGTCATTATTATTGGTGCAGGACCAGCTGGTATGACAGCTGCGGTATATACATCTCGTGCGAATTTAAGCACACTGATGCTTGAGCGTGGTATTCCAGGTGGACAAATGGCAAATACAGAAGATGTAGAGAACTATCCAGGTTATGAGTCTATTTTAGGACCAGACTTATCAAATAAAATGTTTGAGCATGCGAAGAAATTTGGTGCTGAATATGCATACGGTGATGTGAAAGCAATCATCGATGGTAAAGAGTACAAAACAATTATTGCTGGCAAAAAAGAATATAAAGCACGTGCAATTATCGTTGCAAGCGGTGCAGAGTATAAAAAAATTGGTGTGCCAGGTGAAACAGAACTTGGCGGCCGCGGTGTATCGTATTGTGCAGTATGTGATGGTGCATTCTTTAAAGGGAAAGAACTTGTTGTTATTGGCGGCGGAGATTCTGCTGTTGAAGAGGGTGTGTTCTTAACACGCTTCGCATCAAAAGTAACAATCGTTCACCGTCGTGACACTCTTCGTGCACAGAAAATTTTACAAGATCGTGCTTTCCAAAATGAGAAAGTAGATTTCATTTGGAATCACACTATAAAAGAAATTAACGATGCAAATGGTAAAGTAGGAAGCGTAACACTTGTAGATGTAAACAGCGGAGAAGAACAAGAAGTTAAAACTGACGGCGTTTTCATATACATCGGTATGCTACCACTATCAAAACCGTTTGTTGAGCTAGGTATTACAAATGAAAATGGTTATGTTGAAACGAACGAGCGTATGGAAACGAAAGTTCCTGGTATTTTCGCAGCTGGTGATGTTCGTGAAAAAATGCTTCGTCAAATTGTAACTGCAACAGGCGATGGTAGTATTGCAGCGCAGAGTGCACAGCACTACGTAGAAGAGTTATTAGAAGAATTAAAAACTGTAACAGAAAAATAA
- a CDS encoding tetratricopeptide repeat protein gives MGKNQRIYKENGQVISFNQLADFFYKKGMRAYKGQKLQDAIKYFRRASQSEKEPFILCQLAIALSESGEYQESNQIFLKLVRSNPELEQCYYFISNNYAYMGLFQQAKKYAERYLEVAEEKEFVEDTLELLEIMEEEAMGEEEIEDEDELIVMQEEANRYIRNGQLEEAIATLEVVTKEYPEFWSGHNNLAIAHFQSGNVDQALKLTEMILEKSPGNMHALCNTLIFLYSIGEHKQVESLAGQLVSVYPISFEHRLKLGTTLATIGHFEPAYKWFKVLKRQGYEGDVSFYYWFAYSAYMVKEQQVAEKLWQHVVELHPDKKGKEPWNALNLADEGQNLLFEELRKSFQQSTTLEEKMLALYLMNELSTPEKIGFFFDVTQAKNGVPIVSQLAKYFFLLNSHKSIPADLQQFEQCVRIADALYNYTKKDDELIEECLNFWFCTFIRLYTSGATFTNVYGWSAAIEYIVRGEQRNKMTQAELGDVYNVSVATVRKYVQAVKRTHM, from the coding sequence ATGGGGAAAAATCAAAGAATATATAAGGAGAACGGACAAGTTATCTCTTTTAATCAGTTAGCGGACTTCTTTTATAAAAAAGGGATGAGGGCTTATAAAGGGCAAAAATTGCAAGATGCAATTAAATATTTTCGAAGAGCGTCACAAAGCGAGAAGGAGCCGTTTATTTTATGCCAACTAGCAATAGCATTATCTGAATCTGGTGAATATCAAGAGTCGAATCAGATATTTCTAAAGCTTGTTAGATCCAATCCGGAACTTGAGCAATGCTATTATTTTATTTCAAATAATTATGCATATATGGGCTTGTTTCAACAGGCGAAGAAGTATGCAGAGCGATATTTAGAAGTTGCGGAAGAGAAGGAATTCGTAGAAGATACATTAGAATTGCTTGAGATTATGGAAGAAGAAGCAATGGGTGAGGAAGAGATTGAGGATGAAGATGAGCTAATTGTTATGCAAGAAGAAGCGAACCGATACATTCGTAACGGACAATTAGAAGAGGCGATTGCTACACTAGAAGTTGTTACGAAAGAATATCCAGAATTTTGGTCGGGCCATAATAATTTAGCGATTGCACATTTTCAATCAGGTAATGTAGATCAAGCGCTTAAGTTAACAGAAATGATTTTAGAGAAAAGTCCTGGTAATATGCATGCGCTTTGTAATACGCTTATTTTTCTATATTCCATTGGAGAGCATAAGCAAGTAGAGTCATTAGCAGGGCAGTTAGTTTCGGTATATCCAATTTCATTTGAGCATCGTTTGAAACTTGGAACAACGCTTGCAACAATTGGTCATTTTGAACCTGCATATAAATGGTTCAAAGTATTAAAGCGTCAAGGGTACGAAGGAGACGTTAGTTTTTATTACTGGTTTGCATACTCTGCGTATATGGTGAAGGAACAGCAAGTAGCTGAAAAACTGTGGCAACATGTTGTGGAATTGCATCCTGATAAAAAAGGAAAAGAACCGTGGAATGCACTGAATTTAGCAGATGAAGGACAAAATCTTTTATTTGAAGAGTTACGAAAATCATTTCAGCAAAGTACGACGCTAGAAGAGAAAATGCTAGCCTTATATTTAATGAATGAATTGTCAACACCAGAGAAGATTGGATTCTTCTTTGATGTAACGCAAGCGAAAAATGGTGTTCCAATCGTATCGCAACTTGCAAAATATTTCTTTTTACTTAATAGTCATAAAAGCATCCCAGCTGATTTACAGCAATTTGAACAGTGCGTACGAATCGCGGATGCATTATACAATTATACGAAAAAAGACGATGAATTAATCGAAGAGTGTTTAAATTTTTGGTTTTGTACGTTCATACGTTTATATACATCTGGAGCGACTTTTACAAATGTGTACGGTTGGTCAGCGGCAATTGAATACATTGTGCGCGGCGAACAAAGAAATAAGATGACACAGGCAGAGCTTGGTGATGTATATAATGTATCTGTAGCGACTGTACGAAAGTATGTGCAGGCTGTTAAGCGCACGCACATGTAG
- a CDS encoding DapH/DapD/GlmU-related protein, with protein sequence MRRTTRYPVSGENSLWNVYKTVSFWKVMKNFIIIQIARYTPFLSVKNWLYRTFLRMEVGKKTSFALMVMPDIMFPEKITVGDNSIIGYNTTLLAHEYLIREYRLGEIVIGNEVMIGANTTVLPGVTIGDGAIVSAGTLVHKDVPGGAFVGGNPMRIIYTKEEMATREG encoded by the coding sequence GTGCGACGGACAACGCGCTATCCTGTTTCAGGAGAAAATTCATTGTGGAATGTGTATAAAACAGTTTCTTTTTGGAAGGTAATGAAAAACTTTATTATCATCCAAATCGCACGTTACACGCCATTTTTATCCGTGAAGAATTGGTTATATCGCACGTTTTTACGGATGGAAGTAGGAAAGAAAACGTCGTTTGCACTTATGGTAATGCCAGATATTATGTTTCCAGAAAAGATTACTGTGGGAGACAATTCAATTATCGGCTATAATACAACGCTTTTAGCACATGAATATTTAATTCGTGAGTATCGACTCGGAGAAATCGTCATAGGGAATGAAGTTATGATTGGAGCGAATACGACAGTTTTACCAGGTGTGACGATTGGAGATGGTGCTATCGTTTCTGCAGGCACACTTGTCCATAAAGATGTACCAGGCGGCGCTTTCGTAGGCGGAAATCCGATGCGTATTATTTATACGAAAGAGGAAATGGCCACTAGAGAAGGTTGA